In one Culex quinquefasciatus strain JHB chromosome 2, VPISU_Cqui_1.0_pri_paternal, whole genome shotgun sequence genomic region, the following are encoded:
- the LOC6043494 gene encoding zinc finger protein 420 isoform X5, giving the protein MCAAQTNPPSSFNYTWGFADNSRTESVVEISPNINYTVTDASLPDGASIIVQKDAKGTITHANKGVRRMIVVNDPSALQQGGAQRIITTSGTTVAQHPGVKKHEVINQSNSALANGIIDSKAKILTTTSGGGGGGGSSAATAFMSPLGPIQLTAEECNDILMKRAAAAVAANNQHAITTNTEGHHAAIAVQVQKVIQGLEEGEDSQATTSTHQLKIEPTLSISPKLEAVEIDYNEYVQQESDTPTPNVVPKERPYSCDQCGKSFLLKHHLTTHARVHTVGERPHVCVHCGKDFAHKHCLNTHLLLHSTDRPYQCQECKKSFTLKHHLLTHSRVHSRERPFVCQECGRSFPLKRHLVTHSKFHAGERPYVCEDCGESFAQKEHLVMHSRFHGSVNPFVCPDCGATFPRKFQLVNHGKLHGRIPHSCTLCGKEFLQKRTLAAHMRIHTGDQPFPCIACGEGFRTKSELNAHNRLTHGGVNPNSSNTTIITTNTVVTTNAQQQQQQQAQQQAAAQQAAQQQAAAQQAAQQQAQQQAQQQAQQQAQQQAQQQHIEVQQIQQHHQQQQQVQDVNTGNIITTISTGQSSPETSPRPQYACRECGSAFNSREALALHLRLHTGDKSLMTDLCALTAAIPGHLFPAVNQEYSLIGGGTTVVTTNPVMQSSPVPVQIITSSGQVVQQTIQPQSPPQQQQVQHHQVQQQQTHQVQVVQQQQQQQQTQQVQQQVQQHQQTVVVAQAKPKSHYCGHCGKGFAAKHGLLLHNRRHPNGGCTVRTHVCECGKAFFQKNHLMLHQRQHLEQNQRGGGGGAAAQQQQQGQQLVVIQQTNQEALVQQQQQQQAQQQAQQQAQQQAQQQAAQQQHQLQQQQAQQQAQQQQQQQQNQNNQHAMRNLVIANQPVQVQVLESNTAQVIKYEIIHDSSRQSNVE; this is encoded by the exons CTGCCGGACGGTGCCAGTATTATCGTGCAGAAGGATGCCAAGGGGACGATCACGCACGCTAACAAGGGCGTCCGGCGGATGATCGTCGTGAACGATCCGTCCGCGCTCCAGCAGGGCGGCGCGCAGCG CATCATCACAACCAGTGGAACAACCGTTGCACAACATCCCGGAGTTAAGAAACATGAAGTTATAA ATCAATCTAATTCCGCCCTAGCGAACGGAATCATCGACTCGAAGGCGAAAATCCTGACCACGACGtcgggcggcggcggcggcggcggttcgTCCGCGGCGACCGCCTTCATGTCCCCGCTCGGGCCGATCCAGCTGACGGCCGAGGAATGCAACGACATCCTGATGAAGCGGGCGGCGGCGGCCGTTGCGGCCAACAATCAGCACGCCATCACCACCAACACCGAGGGGCACCATGCTG CCATCGCCGTCCAGGTCCAGAAGGTGATCCAGGGCCTCGAGGAGGGCGAAGACTCGCAGGCCACCACCTCGACACACCAGCTCAAGATCGAACCCACGTTGAGCATCTCGCCCAAGCTCGAGGCGGTCGAAATTGACTAC AATGAGTACGTCCAGCAGGAGTCGGACACGCCCACGCCGAACGTGGTCCCGAAGGAGCGGCCGTACTCGTGCGACCAGTGCGGCAAATCGTTCCTGCTGAAGCACCACCTGACGACCCACGCACGGGTTCACACCG TAGGTGAACGACCGCACGTGTGCGTCCACTGTGGCAAAGATTTTGCCCACAAGCACTGCTTGAACACCCATCTGCTGTTGCACTCGACGGACCGGCCCTATCAGTGCCAGGAGTGCAAGAAGAGCTTCACGCTGAAGCATCATCTGTTGACGCACTCGCGCGTCCACAGCCGGGAGCGGCCCTTTGTCTGCCAGGAGTGTGGCCGTTCGTTCCCGCTGAAGCGTCACCTGGTCACGCACAGCAAGTTCCACGCCGGAGAGCGTCCGTACGTGTGCGAGGACTGCGGCGAGAGCTTTGCCCAGAAGGAGCACCTGGTGATGCACTCGCGGTTCCACGGGTCGGTTAATCCGTTCGTGTGCCCCGATTGTGGGGCTACGTTCCCGCGCAAGTTCCAGCTGGTGAACCACGGCAAGCTGCACGGGCGCATTCCGCACTCGTGTACGCTGTGCGGTAAGGAGTTCCTGCAGAAGAGGACGCTGGCGGCGCACATGAGAATCCACACCGGCGACCAGCCGTTCCCGTGTATCGCGTGCGGCGAAGGCTTCCGCACCAAGTCCGAGCTGAACGCGCACAACCGGTTAACGCACGGCGGCGTCAACCCGAACTCGTCCAACACGACCATCATCACCACCAACACCGTGGTCACGAcaaacgcccagcagcagcagcagcagcaggcacAACAACAGGCCGCCGCCCAGCAGGCAGCTCAGCAGCAAGCCGCCGCCCAGCAGGCCGCCCAACAGCAGGCTCAACAGCAAGCCCAACAGCAGGCCCAACAACAAGCGCAACAGCAAGCCCAGCAGCAGCACATCGAGGTGCAGCAGATTCAGCAGCAccaccagcagcaacagcaggtgCAGGACGTCAACACCGGCAACATCATCACGACCATCTCGACCGGCCAGAGCTCGCCGGAGACGTCGCCGCGGCCACAGTACGCGTGCCGCGAGTGTGGCAGTGCCTTCAACAGCCGGGAAGCGTTGGCGCTTCACCTGCGGCTGCACACCGGCGACAAGAGCCTGATGACGGACCTGTGCGCGCTGACCGCGGCCATCCCCGGCCATCTGTTCCCGGCCGTGAACCAAG AATATTCATTAATAGGAGGTGGCACGACGGTGGTCACAACCAACCCTGTAATGCAATCGTCTCCCGTTCCAGTACAAATAATCACCTCCTCCGGCCAGGTGGTTCAGCAAACCATCCAGCCGCAGAGCCCACCCCAACAGCAACAGGTTCAGCACCACcaggtgcagcagcagcaaacccACCAAGTTCAGGtggttcagcagcagcagcaacagcaacaaaccCAACAGGTCCAGCAACAAGTTCAGCAGCACCAGCAAACCGTAGTGGTGGCGCAGGCCAAGCCCAAGTCCCACTACTGTGGCCACTGCGGCAAGGGCTTCGCCGCCAAGCACGGGCTGCTGCTGCACAACCGACGCCACCCGAACGGAGGCTGCACCGTGCGGACGCACGTGTGCGAGTGCGGTAAGGCGTTCTTCCAGAAGAACCACCTGATGCTGCACCAGCGTCAGCATCTGGAGCAGAACCAACGCGGGGGTGGTGGCGGCGCGGCCgcccagcagcaacagcagggaCAGCAGCTTGTTGTG ATCCAACAAACCAACCAGGAAGCCCTggtccaacagcagcagcaacagcaagctCAGCAGCAAGCGCAGCAGCAGGCCCAACAGCAAGCGCAGCAGCAAGCcgcccagcagcagcaccaactGCAGCAGCAACAGGCGCAACAGCAAgcccaacaacagcaacagcagcagcagaaccagAACAACCAGCATGCGATGCGCAACCTGGTGATCGCCAACCAGCCCGTGCAG